A window of Scomber scombrus chromosome 23, fScoSco1.1, whole genome shotgun sequence contains these coding sequences:
- the stim2b gene encoding stromal interaction molecule 2 translates to MNYIHKAVNALLRGLVIYAVLGLESTYSNDLPGHTSDAANVAVTDPCLTVIPPCIGDADRFSLEALRHIHKQLDDDNDGGIEVNESVEFIIEDMKQQQTNKHSNLHREDQHITVEELWRSWKISEVHNWTTEDTVHWLKDSVELPQYEKNFRDFRVTGNTLPRIAANEPLFMSMQLKILDQRHKQKLNLKALDAVLFGPPLRPQHNWMKDFILMISIVIGVGGCWFAYVQNKSSRVHVSQMMKDLESLQNAEQSLLDMQNRLEKAQEENRTVVVEKQNLEEKMRDEITGAKKEAHRLRELREGAECELSRLKYAEEELVQVRKALKRAEKEMLSEQSVPEALQKWLQLTHEVEVQYYNIKKQSAEFQLCVAKDEAEKIKKKRSSVFGTLHVAHSSSLDEVDHKILEAKKSLSEVTACLRERLHRWQQIEKLCGFPVVNNSGLPSLTASLYSDHSWVVMPRVSVPPYPIAGGVDDLDEDTPPIIPQFTTTTLIRPSLTRSSSLCRSRRSLMSSPQSSLMSPDPDLLSMASSSLSYRPEADDEHIMFSLDRRGYVAVAGTPRNGFTVWTHRETAQDGSSDTECLSSSIGRKQPHNPCIPGSETPYRKISREELLLFSQTPELPASTTHTTSSSSSSSLRDSTPPPLPPTPATTPSGPPSTSPSPALEHHQFAHRGSPDITRIIPESQSATFSQGHATSQTGKGMYNGMLEKSYSFGQLPASMLPNVGRHPSLTSLDSEGRSVGREHKLQSTSSQDSSDNGEKTKRSSSKIKSLFKKKK, encoded by the exons ACCCGTGTCTCACCGTGATACCACCATGCATAGGTGATGCCGACCGCTTCAGCCTGGAAGCCCTTCGCCACATCCACAAGCAGCTGGATGATGACAACGACGGGGGAATAGAGGTCAACGAGAGTGTGGAG ttTATAATAGAAgacatgaagcagcagcaaacCAACAAGCACAGCAACCTGCACCGAGAAGACCAGCACATCACTGTGGAGGAACTCTGGAGGAGCTGGAAGATCTCTGAAG TCCATAACTGGACCACGGAGGACACGGTGCACTGGCTGAAGGACTCAGTGGAGCTGCCTCAGTATGAGAAAAACTTCAGGGACTTCCGGGTCACAGGGAACACGTTACCAAG AATAGCAGCAAATGAACCGTTGTTTATGTCAATGCAGCTGAAGATATTAGACCAACGAcataaacaaaaactaaatctaaagGCACTAGATGCAGTGCTCTTTGGCCCCCCTCTCC GTCCACAGCATAACTGGATGAAAGACTTCATCCTAATGATTTCCATAGTGATTGGTGTTGGGGGCTGCTGGTTTGCCTACGTGCAGAACAAGTCCAGCAGGGTGCACGTCTCTCAGATGATGAAGGATCTGGAGAGCCTGCAAAATGCTGAGCAGAGTCTACTTGATATGCAGAACCG GCTAGAAAAAGCTCAGGAAGAGAACCGGACGGTGGTTGTGGAGAAACAAAACCTTGAGGAGAAGATGAGAGACGAGATCACCGGAGCCAAAAAGGAGGCTCACAGGCTTCGAGAGCTACGTGAGGGCGCTGAATGTGAGCTCAGCCGGCTCAAATATGCTGAGGAGGAGCTAGTACAG GTGCGAAAGGCTCTGAAGCGAGCAGAGAAGGAGATGCTGTCAGAGCAGTCGGTGCCTGAAGCTCTCCAGAAGTGGCTCCAGCTCACACACGAGGTGGAAGTTCAATACTACAATATCAAGAAACAGAGTGCTGAGTTTCAGCTCTGCGTCGCAAAGGACGAG gcagagaaaataaaaaagaagagaagttCTGTTTTTGGAACTCTTCACGTAGCCCACAGTTCATCACTGGACGAGGTGGACCACAAGATACTAGAAGCCaa gaaatctCTCTCAGAGGTAACGGCATGCCTGAGGGAGCGGCTGCACCGTTGGCAACAGATCGAGAAGCTTTGCGGCTTCCCTGTTGTCAACAACTCTGGTCTGCCGAGCCTGACAGCAAGTCTCTACTCAGACCACAGCTGGGTGGTGATGCCGCGAGTCTCGGTGCCTCCCTACCCTATCGCAGGAGGAGTGGATGACCTGGACGAGGATACGCCTCCCATCATTCCACAGTTCACAA CGACCACATTGATCCGGCCCTCGCTGACGCGCAGCAGCAGTCTGTGTCGTTCCCGCCGGAGCCTGATGAGCTCCCCACAGTCCTCGCTGATGTCTCCAGACCCCGACCTGCTGTCCATGGCCAGCTCGTCCCTCTCCTATCGCCCTGAGGCAGACGACGAACATATCATGTTCAGCTTGGATAGGAGGGGGTATGTAGCGGTGGCCGGAACGCCGCGGAATGGTTTTACAGTTTGGACTCACAG GGAAACCGCTCAGGATGGCAGCTCTGACACAGAGTGTCTCAGCTCTTCCATTGGCCGCAAGCAGCCGCACAACCCCTGCATACCAGGTTCAGAGACGCCCTACCGCAAGATCTCCCGcgaggagctgctgctgttcagcCAGACTCCGGAGCTCCCTGCCTCCACCACCcacaccaccagcagcagtagcagcagcagtctcAGGGACTCCACGccccctcctctgcctcccaCTCCGGCCACCACCCCTTCCGGCCCACCCTCCACCTCGCCGTCCCCGGCATTGGAGCACCACCAGTTTGCACACAGAGGCTCGCCTGACATCACCCGCATCATACCAGAGTCCCAGAGCGCAACTTTCTCGCAGGGGCACGCCACCTCTCAGACGGGGAAGGGCATGTACAACGGTATGCTGGAGAAGTCCTACAGCTTTGGCCAGCTGCCCGCAAGCATGCTGCCCAACGTGGGGCGTCACCCATCTCTTACCTCCCTAGACTCGGAGGGCCGAAGTGTGGGGAGGGAACACAAGCTCCAAAGCACCTCTTCCCAAGACTCAAGCGACAATGGAGAGAAAACCAAGCGCTCCTCCTCTAAAATCAAAAGcctatttaaaaagaaaaaataa